A region of Streptomyces sp. R44 DNA encodes the following proteins:
- a CDS encoding ABC transporter ATP-binding protein has translation MTPREAEPLIDLSEVGRTYDEGPAALAGLDLRVARGESLAVLGPSGSGKSTLLNLLAGLDRPSTGRVTVDGLRVDALSETASARYRRDRIGMVFQFFNLLDDLTVLDNVLLPAQLAGTARGRAAARAAELLERLGVARHARVHPGRLSGGERQRVAVARALMNRPPLLLADEPTGALDTASGADVRDLLRGLNAEGQTIVLVTHDLALAEACATRTIELVDGRITRDVPAVSR, from the coding sequence ATGACGCCACGCGAAGCCGAGCCGCTCATCGACCTGAGCGAGGTCGGCAGGACCTACGACGAGGGGCCCGCCGCGCTCGCGGGGCTCGACCTGCGGGTGGCACGCGGGGAGTCGCTCGCCGTGCTCGGCCCGTCCGGCAGCGGCAAGTCGACCCTTCTCAACCTCCTCGCCGGCCTCGACCGTCCGAGCACCGGCCGGGTGACGGTCGACGGGCTCCGCGTCGACGCGCTGAGCGAGACGGCCTCCGCCCGCTACCGGCGCGACCGCATCGGCATGGTCTTCCAGTTCTTCAACCTCCTCGACGACCTCACCGTCCTCGACAACGTGCTGCTTCCCGCCCAGCTCGCCGGAACGGCCCGCGGCCGGGCGGCGGCACGCGCCGCCGAACTCCTCGAACGACTCGGCGTCGCCCGCCACGCGCGCGTGCACCCCGGCCGGCTCTCCGGCGGCGAGCGGCAGCGCGTCGCCGTCGCCCGCGCCCTGATGAACCGGCCGCCGCTGCTCCTCGCCGACGAACCCACCGGAGCGCTGGACACGGCGTCCGGCGCGGACGTCCGCGACCTCCTGCGCGGACTCAACGCCGAGGGACAGACGATCGTCCTCGTCACCCACGACCTCGCGCTCGCCGAGGCCTGCGCGACGCGCACGATCGAACTCGTCGACGGACGCATCACCCGCGACGTCCCGGCGGTGTCCCGATGA
- a CDS encoding sensor histidine kinase, whose amino-acid sequence MIRYEDLMTRVRGSRTIGAPPVLSRWAWLADGLLALSLTVATLVGNMNRSYVELRPDLAGSKTRVPGQLPTPPAPPYVPGAPEGPRPVPAVEHVLPPVEAWELAAAVLTALPLVLRRRFPLAVYWLVMVATVVLHLGDAADDATRVTFASGLVAAYSAAMYSPHRKAVVASLLAGALLYAVFPLVPAVDTDLVPVLVLLPLALASHGVHLWRQRERVLREEQEAALRRAVEAERSRIARELHDVVTHNVSMMTIQAGAARTVLATSPDLAREAMLAVEAAGRTAMSELRHVMGLLTMAADGPDPAADVALAPQPGLDRLTELTDRVRSSGVPVEVAVRGVPVELPAGVDLAAYRVVQEALTNAVRHAAGARVSVTVAYGSDRLCVEVSDTGGRRLRTAEPGGGHGLLGLRERLSVYGGTLDAGSRPQGGYRVRAVIPWEVP is encoded by the coding sequence GTGATCAGGTACGAGGACCTCATGACCCGGGTGCGCGGGTCGCGGACCATCGGCGCGCCGCCCGTGCTGTCCCGCTGGGCGTGGCTGGCCGACGGGCTGCTGGCCCTGTCGCTGACGGTCGCCACCCTCGTCGGGAACATGAACCGCTCGTACGTGGAGCTCCGGCCGGACCTGGCCGGGAGCAAGACCCGGGTGCCCGGGCAGCTCCCGACCCCGCCCGCGCCCCCCTACGTACCGGGGGCTCCGGAGGGCCCGCGCCCGGTGCCCGCCGTGGAGCACGTGCTGCCGCCGGTGGAGGCCTGGGAACTGGCGGCGGCGGTGCTGACCGCGCTGCCGCTCGTACTGCGGCGCCGCTTCCCGCTGGCCGTCTACTGGCTCGTGATGGTCGCCACGGTGGTCCTGCACCTGGGGGACGCCGCCGACGACGCCACGCGCGTCACCTTCGCCTCGGGGCTGGTCGCGGCCTACAGCGCGGCCATGTACAGCCCGCACCGCAAGGCGGTGGTGGCGTCGCTCCTGGCCGGCGCCCTGCTCTACGCGGTCTTCCCGCTGGTCCCGGCCGTCGACACCGACCTGGTGCCCGTCCTCGTCCTGCTGCCGCTCGCGCTCGCCTCGCACGGCGTCCATCTGTGGCGGCAGCGGGAGCGGGTGCTGCGGGAGGAGCAGGAGGCGGCGCTGCGGCGGGCGGTGGAGGCGGAGCGGTCCCGGATCGCGCGGGAGCTGCACGACGTGGTCACCCACAACGTGAGCATGATGACGATTCAGGCCGGTGCGGCGCGCACGGTCCTCGCCACCTCCCCCGACCTGGCCCGGGAGGCGATGCTCGCGGTGGAGGCGGCCGGACGGACGGCGATGTCGGAACTGCGGCACGTGATGGGGCTGCTGACGATGGCCGCGGACGGCCCGGATCCGGCCGCCGACGTGGCGCTCGCCCCGCAGCCGGGCCTGGACCGGCTGACGGAGCTGACGGACCGGGTGCGCTCCTCGGGGGTGCCGGTGGAGGTGGCGGTGCGCGGCGTCCCGGTGGAGTTGCCGGCGGGTGTGGACCTCGCCGCGTACCGGGTGGTGCAGGAGGCGCTGACGAACGCGGTGAGGCACGCGGCGGGCGCGCGGGTGTCGGTGACGGTGGCGTACGGCTCGGACCGGCTGTGCGTGGAGGTGTCCGACACGGGCGGCCGCCGGCTGCGGACCGCGGAGCCGGGCGGCGGCCACGGGCTGCTCGGACTGCGGGAACGGCTTTCGGTGTACGGCGGTACGCTCGACGCGGGCAGCCGCCCGCAGGGCGGGTACCGGGTCCGTGCGGTGATTCCGTGGGAGGTTCCGTGA
- a CDS encoding response regulator, which produces MADAPRVVIVDDQALVRTGFRMILAADGIDVVAEAADGDAAVSAVRRTRPDVVLMDIRMPGTDGLEATRRILADETATPPRIVVLTTYDLDQYVYAALAAGASGFLLKDVTPEHLTAAVRLVRSGDALLAPAITRRLVERFATSGTGTGPRTVAPHRELATLTPRELEVLEALARGHTNAELAASFRLSEATVKTHVARILQKLRLRDRAQAVIAAYETGLVTPGSTGSGPVGAGGAD; this is translated from the coding sequence GTGGCCGACGCTCCGCGCGTGGTGATCGTCGACGACCAGGCGCTGGTGCGGACCGGTTTCCGGATGATCCTCGCCGCCGACGGCATCGACGTGGTCGCGGAGGCCGCCGACGGGGACGCCGCCGTGTCGGCGGTCCGCAGGACCCGGCCGGACGTGGTCCTGATGGACATCCGGATGCCCGGCACGGACGGCCTGGAGGCCACGCGCCGCATCCTCGCCGACGAGACGGCGACACCGCCGAGGATCGTCGTCCTCACCACGTACGACCTCGACCAGTACGTGTACGCGGCACTGGCGGCGGGCGCGAGCGGCTTCCTGCTCAAGGACGTCACTCCCGAGCACCTGACGGCGGCGGTCCGGCTGGTCCGCTCCGGGGACGCGCTGCTCGCCCCCGCGATCACGCGGCGCCTGGTCGAGCGCTTCGCCACGTCGGGGACGGGGACGGGGCCGCGGACGGTGGCCCCGCACCGCGAACTGGCCACGCTCACGCCGCGCGAACTGGAGGTCCTGGAGGCCCTGGCGCGCGGCCACACCAACGCCGAACTGGCCGCGAGCTTCCGGCTGAGCGAGGCGACGGTGAAGACCCATGTGGCCCGCATCCTCCAGAAGCTGCGGCTGCGGGACCGGGCCCAGGCGGTGATCGCCGCCTACGAGACGGGTCTGGTCACCCCGGGCTCCACGGGAAGCGGACCCGTCGGGGCGGGCGGGGCCGACTGA
- a CDS encoding STAS domain-containing protein, giving the protein MQLIPRHDPYLVVRSTGDLTVAALRGELDLVLVRHLRPELDALVRESDALTVDIRRLTFCDATGLGLLAHCAGRMHRRGARWRLVCDQPWILRLIRLTELSDVLRPEAGPPDLLDQPDAVEGPDAVGRPDPLGLLDPVGPLDPVGPLDPVGPLDPLGPLDPVGLPCSVGQSAPPAPTGPLPVEPGVTRPVS; this is encoded by the coding sequence ATGCAGTTGATCCCCCGTCATGACCCGTACCTCGTCGTCCGCTCGACCGGCGATCTCACGGTCGCCGCCCTCCGGGGCGAGCTCGACCTCGTCCTGGTGCGGCACCTGCGGCCCGAGCTCGACGCCCTCGTCCGGGAGTCCGACGCCCTGACCGTCGACATCCGGCGCCTCACCTTCTGCGACGCCACCGGGCTCGGACTCCTCGCCCACTGCGCCGGGCGCATGCACCGGCGCGGTGCGCGCTGGCGGCTCGTCTGCGACCAGCCGTGGATCCTGCGGCTCATCCGGCTGACCGAGCTGAGCGACGTCCTCCGGCCCGAGGCGGGACCGCCGGATCTCCTCGATCAGCCGGACGCGGTGGAGGGGCCGGACGCGGTGGGCCGGCCGGACCCGCTCGGCCTGCTGGACCCGGTCGGGCCGCTGGATCCGGTCGGGCCCCTGGATCCGGTCGGGCCGCTGGACCCGCTCGGGCCGCTGGATCCGGTCGGCCTGCCGTGTTCGGTCGGTCAGTCGGCCCCGCCCGCCCCGACGGGTCCGCTTCCCGTGGAGCCCGGGGTGACCAGACCCGTCTCGTAG
- a CDS encoding anchored repeat-type ABC transporter permease subunit, producing the protein MNGFLALLAEPWSLPFMRRAFGVAAIVGLVCGVVGVYVVLRGMAFIGDAVAHSAFPGVALAYAFEGNLLLGGAAAGVTTAVLIAFVSQNRRLKEDTVIGVFFAFAFGLGIVLVSTRDSWTTDLSSFLFGQVLAVDTADLWRVAALGTVLVAVVLALRKELVAVSLDRETARASGLPVLPLDLTLYVVVTATIVMSLEAVGNILVLALLITPAATARLLTERLWAMTLLASVLGCAGSLAGLYVSYAYDLAAGGSVVVVLTGFFALVWLLAPRHGLAARARVRRGRKSVHMTGPRASEREKQARMFTDSGDCGRGETSLPSAGRPRST; encoded by the coding sequence ATGAACGGGTTCCTCGCCCTCCTCGCCGAGCCCTGGTCGCTGCCGTTCATGCGGCGGGCCTTCGGCGTCGCCGCGATCGTCGGCCTCGTCTGCGGAGTCGTCGGTGTGTACGTCGTGCTCCGGGGGATGGCCTTCATCGGCGACGCCGTCGCCCATTCCGCCTTCCCCGGGGTGGCGCTCGCGTACGCCTTCGAGGGCAACCTGCTGCTCGGCGGCGCGGCGGCCGGGGTCACGACGGCGGTGCTCATCGCCTTCGTCTCGCAGAACCGGCGCCTCAAGGAGGACACCGTGATCGGGGTCTTCTTCGCCTTCGCCTTCGGGCTCGGCATCGTCCTCGTCTCGACCCGCGACAGCTGGACGACGGACCTGTCCTCGTTCCTGTTCGGGCAGGTCCTGGCCGTGGACACGGCGGACCTGTGGCGGGTGGCCGCCCTCGGGACGGTCCTGGTCGCCGTCGTCCTCGCCCTCCGGAAGGAGCTGGTCGCGGTCAGCCTCGACCGCGAGACGGCCCGGGCCTCGGGGCTGCCGGTCCTGCCGCTGGACCTGACCCTCTACGTGGTCGTGACGGCCACCATCGTCATGTCCCTGGAGGCCGTGGGGAACATCCTGGTCCTCGCGCTCCTCATCACCCCGGCCGCCACGGCCCGGCTGCTCACCGAGCGGCTGTGGGCGATGACCCTGCTGGCCTCGGTCCTCGGCTGCGCCGGGAGCCTCGCCGGGCTGTACGTGAGCTATGCGTACGACCTGGCGGCGGGCGGATCGGTCGTGGTCGTCCTCACCGGGTTCTTCGCGCTGGTCTGGCTGCTCGCGCCCCGCCACGGCCTGGCCGCACGCGCGCGCGTACGGAGGGGCCGGAAGTCCGTACACATGACCGGCCCGCGTGCGTCCGAACGAGAGAAACAGGCTCGGATGTTCACCGATTCAGGTGACTGCGGACGAGGCGAAACGTCCCTCCCCTCAGCGGGACGGCCACGCTCGACGTGA
- a CDS encoding anchored repeat-type ABC transporter ATP-binding subunit, whose translation MSQDREELLRVRSVSVALGGRTAVADVSLAVSGGELVGLLGPNGAGKTTLLRAVLGLIAPSSGAVDAPGPVGYVPQRHEFAWDFPIDVAGAVLSGRTRTVGRLRRPRPGDRAAADEALERAGLTALRRRPIGELSGGQRQRVLVARALAAEPRLLLLDEPFTGVDVPTQDLLNEMFGRLAAEGRGLLMTTHDLAAAARTCTRVLLLNRTLVAEGGPELLADAGQMLRAFGLDRTERIGGAA comes from the coding sequence ATGAGCCAGGACCGAGAGGAGCTGCTGCGGGTCCGTTCCGTCTCCGTCGCGCTCGGCGGCCGGACGGCGGTCGCGGACGTCTCGCTCGCCGTGTCCGGCGGGGAGCTCGTCGGGCTGCTGGGCCCGAACGGCGCGGGCAAGACCACCCTTCTCCGCGCCGTCCTCGGGCTGATCGCCCCGTCGTCCGGCGCGGTCGACGCCCCGGGCCCCGTCGGCTACGTACCCCAACGGCACGAATTCGCCTGGGACTTCCCCATCGACGTGGCCGGAGCCGTGCTCAGCGGGCGCACCCGTACGGTCGGCCGGCTGCGCCGGCCCCGGCCGGGCGACCGCGCGGCGGCCGACGAGGCCCTGGAGCGGGCCGGTCTCACCGCGCTCCGCCGCCGGCCGATCGGCGAGCTGTCCGGCGGCCAGCGCCAGCGCGTCCTGGTGGCACGCGCCCTGGCCGCGGAACCCCGGCTGCTGCTCCTGGACGAGCCGTTCACGGGGGTCGACGTGCCGACCCAGGACCTGCTCAACGAGATGTTCGGCCGGCTCGCGGCGGAAGGCAGAGGGCTGCTCATGACCACCCACGACCTGGCGGCCGCCGCCCGGACCTGCACCCGGGTGCTGCTCCTGAACCGGACCCTCGTCGCCGAGGGAGGCCCCGAACTCCTCGCGGACGCCGGGCAGATGCTCCGGGCCTTCGGCCTGGACCGGACCGAACGGATCGGGGGAGCGGCATGA
- a CDS encoding choice-of-anchor M domain-containing protein, whose product MRLARNTSVALAAAGALALGGTAMAEPPVEVPAPVTPAPATPGWADGVLGLGGDGVIDLDDSHRVVGEDGTVRWEFRPPWDTTALPEGGSVRWSLTEAEGPGTVTVRGAEDEASGVWFDSGDGLPDASGLPAGGRGESRWAFSAPGLYRIALAAEAEPAGTATAAFTVRVGPAALTPVPLLVPAARPEAPVSVARKAAPAAQKAGTARTVLDEGHVDIAARVVDDGLQIQVKDGTVPGRTVWREPSSLVLRVKPEARRTVPANPDFAFLGKAGEPVWLLDQVQRPGLLWPGWSTDNMAAGATRGEIAFSLVKAEGPGRFALFNYDGLSGATVRFASADGVPDTFGVPQNTHAHGGWAFGAEGTYRLTLRMSGLLADGSRTSDTETFTFEVGSGGQGDPGGGGGSTGGSTAGSPDSGTRTSTGTTSGSGTSSGGSATGGAAPADSGTTGTTGRTGATGATGATGSTGGTGPRGSMASTGAGSTALLAGTAAVLAVVGAAAVLVGRRRRRA is encoded by the coding sequence ATGCGGCTCGCACGGAACACGAGCGTCGCCCTCGCGGCGGCCGGGGCGCTCGCCCTCGGCGGTACGGCGATGGCCGAGCCGCCCGTGGAGGTGCCCGCACCCGTGACACCTGCTCCGGCCACGCCGGGGTGGGCCGATGGCGTGCTCGGGCTGGGCGGGGACGGGGTGATCGACCTCGACGACTCCCACCGGGTCGTGGGGGAGGACGGCACGGTCCGCTGGGAGTTCAGGCCCCCTTGGGACACCACGGCTCTCCCGGAGGGCGGATCGGTGCGCTGGTCCCTGACCGAGGCGGAAGGGCCCGGCACGGTGACCGTGCGCGGGGCGGAGGACGAGGCGTCCGGCGTGTGGTTCGACAGCGGTGACGGGCTCCCGGACGCGTCCGGGCTTCCCGCGGGCGGCCGGGGCGAGAGCCGCTGGGCCTTCTCGGCCCCGGGCCTGTACCGGATCGCACTCGCGGCGGAGGCCGAACCGGCCGGGACCGCCACGGCCGCGTTCACCGTACGGGTCGGGCCGGCCGCCCTCACGCCCGTGCCCCTGCTCGTGCCCGCCGCGAGGCCCGAGGCCCCGGTGTCCGTCGCCCGGAAGGCCGCTCCCGCGGCGCAGAAGGCCGGGACGGCGCGCACGGTCCTCGACGAGGGGCACGTCGACATCGCCGCGCGCGTGGTGGACGACGGGCTCCAGATCCAGGTCAAGGACGGGACGGTGCCCGGCCGGACCGTCTGGCGCGAGCCCTCCTCGCTGGTGCTCCGCGTCAAGCCGGAGGCCCGCCGGACCGTGCCGGCCAACCCGGACTTCGCCTTCCTGGGGAAGGCCGGCGAGCCCGTGTGGCTGCTCGACCAGGTCCAGCGGCCGGGGCTGCTGTGGCCCGGCTGGTCCACCGACAACATGGCGGCGGGCGCCACGCGGGGCGAGATCGCGTTCTCCCTGGTGAAGGCCGAAGGGCCGGGCCGCTTCGCCCTCTTCAACTACGACGGTCTCTCCGGCGCGACCGTCCGTTTCGCGAGCGCGGACGGGGTTCCGGACACCTTCGGCGTCCCGCAGAACACGCACGCGCACGGCGGCTGGGCCTTCGGCGCCGAAGGCACGTACCGGCTGACCCTCAGGATGTCCGGCCTCCTCGCGGACGGGAGCAGGACGAGCGACACCGAGACGTTCACCTTCGAGGTCGGCTCGGGCGGGCAGGGCGATCCCGGCGGGGGCGGGGGTTCGACGGGCGGATCGACCGCCGGCAGCCCGGACTCCGGTACGCGTACCAGTACGGGGACGACGTCAGGCTCCGGTACCTCTTCGGGCGGCTCCGCCACGGGCGGGGCCGCCCCGGCTGACAGTGGCACCACGGGCACGACCGGCCGTACCGGTGCCACGGGTGCCACGGGCGCCACCGGCAGCACGGGCGGCACCGGCCCCCGTGGCTCCATGGCCTCCACCGGTGCCGGGTCCACCGCGCTGCTCGCCGGAACGGCCGCCGTGCTCGCCGTCGTCGGTGCCGCTGCCGTCCTCGTCGGGCGACGGAGGCGCCGCGCATGA
- a CDS encoding anchored repeat ABC transporter, substrate-binding protein: protein MITPRTTAALALGAVLLVSGCAGGPGGRTGGKAELTVSTTTAIVADLVRNVGGDRVDVASVVPRHGDPHSYEPSPGDAARVARSDLVFSNGLLLEEPGITKMIHTNAPEGAPKVPLGERLEQYGGSAIRLAEDLGLDVLWLGWAVEGEVAGDGSHVRTTATALEGPGDLHVYLTDTLGTPQVVVDSADGFDTKDSFTLPPEAHTHVNWAFSKPGTYRLTVRGQTETLDGGTAPIGGGTVTFVVGGAPAPAGRTVLDGGHADIALDTRTKSVRIRSDDPATGRRVHRSTDDVVLSVPRRATETVPREEAYRFLGRPGATLWVLPQAVLGRHVHGDTDPHTWEDVANAEAYVRRIQDELTKADPGGRATYQRNTARYLKRLAALDDEVARTLGQIPEKNRKLITTHDAFGYLAHAYHLEIAGFVVPVPSREPSAAEIARLRATIRDREVPAVFVEPHLAARADVLRRVAEDEGVAVCTIYGDSFDDKVHDYVSMMRHNANELARCLGREGR, encoded by the coding sequence ATGATCACTCCCCGTACGACCGCGGCCCTCGCGCTCGGCGCCGTGCTGCTGGTGTCCGGCTGCGCCGGCGGACCCGGAGGCCGCACCGGCGGCAAAGCCGAACTGACCGTCTCCACGACCACCGCGATCGTCGCCGACCTCGTCCGCAACGTGGGCGGCGACCGCGTCGACGTCGCCTCCGTCGTGCCGCGGCACGGCGACCCCCACTCCTACGAACCCAGCCCCGGCGACGCCGCCCGCGTCGCGCGTTCGGACCTGGTCTTCAGCAACGGGCTCCTCCTCGAAGAGCCGGGGATCACGAAGATGATCCACACCAACGCCCCCGAGGGCGCCCCCAAGGTCCCCCTCGGCGAACGCCTCGAACAGTACGGCGGCTCCGCCATCCGGCTCGCGGAGGACCTCGGGCTCGACGTGCTCTGGCTGGGCTGGGCCGTCGAGGGCGAGGTGGCGGGCGACGGCTCCCACGTCCGGACGACGGCCACCGCGCTCGAAGGTCCCGGTGACCTCCACGTCTATCTGACGGACACCCTCGGCACCCCGCAGGTCGTCGTCGACTCCGCCGACGGCTTCGACACCAAGGACTCCTTCACCCTGCCGCCCGAGGCGCACACCCACGTCAACTGGGCCTTCAGCAAGCCCGGTACGTACCGCCTGACCGTACGGGGGCAGACCGAGACCCTGGACGGGGGGACGGCCCCGATCGGCGGCGGGACGGTCACCTTCGTCGTCGGCGGCGCCCCGGCGCCGGCCGGCAGGACCGTGCTCGACGGCGGCCACGCCGACATCGCGCTCGACACCCGGACGAAGTCGGTGCGGATCCGCTCCGACGATCCGGCGACCGGCCGGCGCGTGCACCGCTCCACGGACGACGTCGTCCTCTCCGTACCGCGGCGGGCCACGGAGACCGTGCCCCGCGAGGAGGCCTACCGCTTCCTCGGCAGGCCAGGCGCCACCCTGTGGGTGCTGCCCCAGGCCGTGCTCGGGCGCCATGTGCACGGCGACACCGACCCCCACACCTGGGAGGACGTCGCCAACGCCGAGGCGTACGTCCGCCGGATCCAGGACGAGCTGACGAAGGCGGACCCCGGGGGACGCGCCACGTACCAGCGCAACACCGCCCGCTACCTGAAGCGGCTCGCCGCCCTCGACGACGAGGTGGCGAGAACCCTCGGCCAAATCCCGGAGAAGAACCGGAAGTTGATCACCACGCACGACGCCTTCGGCTACCTCGCGCACGCCTACCACCTGGAGATCGCCGGCTTCGTCGTCCCGGTGCCCAGCCGGGAACCGAGCGCCGCCGAGATCGCGCGCCTCCGCGCCACGATCCGCGACCGCGAGGTCCCCGCCGTCTTCGTCGAACCCCATCTGGCGGCCCGCGCGGACGTCCTGCGCCGGGTGGCGGAGGACGAGGGCGTCGCCGTCTGCACGATCTACGGCGACTCCTTCGACGACAAGGTCCACGACTACGTCTCGATGATGCGCCACAACGCGAACGAACTGGCCCGCTGCCTGGGCCGGGAGGGGAGGTGA
- a CDS encoding choice-of-anchor M domain-containing protein, which produces MRARNAPSTPPAAALTACLALAAALALPSAGPPAHAAEPPPREAPAGERVVLDGGHLDLAARLAGGRLEFRVKDGTVPGATVWREPSDVLLHFDPRHEIVIPPREEVPQLEGFGAPGASLWVDKDFASTEGLLWPGWNTLGIAPGDVTGGVEVAFPAIDGPGRFVLGQWADDPELGLRIGVDVDSAKAGHGTVALPAFTHAHPLWIFDTEGVYRITLEMTATLPSGARVSDRETLAVAVGDVDPSTIEPGAGEGTPEPTPTSTSTPTSPPTQTLTPTPTSTPTSSPSGTPSPSGTPTPTRTPTGAPDPTPGPTRTSSSPTAAPTPVSPFDPRPTAAATGRHQLAATGAVPLALPAGLAGLALAAGAVTVVLVRRKRAAR; this is translated from the coding sequence ATGCGGGCCCGCAACGCACCCTCCACCCCACCCGCTGCCGCGCTCACGGCCTGCCTCGCCCTCGCGGCCGCCCTCGCCCTGCCGTCCGCCGGACCACCCGCGCACGCGGCCGAACCGCCCCCGCGCGAAGCCCCCGCGGGCGAGCGCGTCGTCCTCGACGGCGGCCACCTCGACCTCGCCGCCCGACTGGCCGGCGGCCGCCTGGAGTTCCGCGTCAAGGACGGCACGGTCCCCGGCGCCACCGTCTGGCGCGAACCCTCCGACGTCCTCCTCCACTTCGACCCGCGCCACGAGATCGTGATCCCGCCGCGCGAGGAGGTCCCGCAGCTGGAAGGCTTCGGCGCGCCCGGCGCGAGCCTCTGGGTCGACAAGGACTTCGCGTCGACCGAAGGCCTCCTCTGGCCCGGCTGGAACACCCTCGGCATCGCGCCCGGCGACGTGACCGGCGGCGTCGAGGTCGCCTTCCCCGCGATCGACGGGCCCGGCCGGTTCGTCCTCGGCCAGTGGGCGGACGATCCCGAACTCGGCCTGCGCATCGGCGTCGACGTCGACAGCGCGAAGGCCGGGCACGGCACCGTCGCCCTGCCGGCGTTCACGCACGCCCACCCGCTGTGGATCTTCGACACGGAGGGCGTCTACCGGATCACCCTGGAGATGACCGCCACCCTGCCCTCGGGGGCCCGGGTCTCGGACCGGGAGACCCTCGCCGTCGCCGTGGGCGACGTCGACCCGTCGACGATCGAGCCGGGTGCGGGGGAGGGGACGCCTGAGCCCACGCCCACGTCCACGTCCACTCCGACTTCGCCGCCTACGCAGACTCTGACGCCTACGCCTACGTCCACTCCGACTTCGTCGCCCTCCGGTACGCCCTCGCCGTCCGGTACGCCCACACCGACCCGCACGCCGACCGGTGCGCCGGATCCGACGCCGGGCCCGACCCGTACGTCGTCGTCCCCCACGGCGGCGCCGACCCCCGTGTCCCCCTTCGACCCCCGGCCCACCGCCGCCGCCACGGGCCGTCATCAGCTGGCGGCCACCGGCGCGGTCCCGCTCGCCCTGCCCGCCGGCCTCGCCGGTCTCGCGCTCGCGGCCGGGGCCGTGACCGTCGTCCTCGTGCGCAGGAAGCGAGCGGCCCGATGA
- a CDS encoding choice-of-anchor M domain-containing protein: MRAFTRSLTLAGTVAATLAVGGLTAAHAAGTTLSTGHVDVLDVEYDGTGLALHVHDESVTPGVEYAPADVVLRALPAAAYTVPTGTCYSHLGTAGSTVYRLPQTQNADLLWPGISGEHLTAGVFRSDTVQVKLVSLSGPGKLTVYKNGLCPRNNRSYDSGDATVANTRDIAAGEHDHANWVFTKAGSYTATFAVSGTLTNGTPVGPTSATYTFQVG; the protein is encoded by the coding sequence TTGCGTGCCTTCACGCGTTCTCTCACTCTCGCCGGAACCGTCGCCGCGACCCTCGCCGTCGGCGGACTCACCGCCGCCCACGCCGCCGGGACCACCCTCTCCACGGGGCACGTCGACGTCCTCGACGTCGAGTACGACGGCACCGGCCTCGCGCTCCACGTCCACGACGAGTCCGTGACCCCGGGCGTCGAGTACGCCCCGGCCGACGTCGTCCTCCGGGCCCTTCCGGCCGCCGCCTACACCGTGCCCACCGGCACCTGCTACAGCCACCTCGGCACGGCGGGAAGCACCGTGTACCGCCTGCCGCAGACCCAGAACGCCGACCTGCTCTGGCCCGGCATATCCGGCGAGCACCTCACCGCCGGCGTCTTCCGGAGCGACACGGTGCAGGTCAAGCTGGTCTCCCTGAGCGGGCCCGGCAAGCTCACCGTCTACAAGAACGGCCTGTGCCCCAGGAACAACCGCTCCTACGACAGCGGGGACGCCACCGTCGCCAACACCCGCGACATCGCCGCCGGAGAGCACGACCACGCCAACTGGGTCTTCACCAAGGCCGGTTCGTACACCGCGACCTTCGCCGTCAGCGGCACCCTGACGAACGGCACCCCGGTCGGCCCGACCTCCGCCACGTACACCTTCCAGGTCGGCTGA
- a CDS encoding DUF1062 domain-containing protein: MLTTWFVMPTGLPLVLRRCHTCASERFRANGKFRVNAHHKLLDAWLLVLCASCGETAKLTLLERANVRSVRPELLDRLHANDLSLAAELLQDPAVLRRNRIALDWDGAWRLDTGGSDHPDREVLDVSVRFAARIPVRPTRLIAEGCGLARAEVEQLIAEGSLVSAVRLSGRLSGDFTFTLKR, encoded by the coding sequence GTGCTCACCACCTGGTTCGTCATGCCCACCGGCCTTCCGCTCGTCCTCCGGCGTTGCCACACGTGCGCGTCCGAACGCTTCCGGGCGAACGGCAAGTTCCGTGTCAACGCCCACCACAAGCTCCTCGACGCCTGGCTCCTCGTGCTCTGCGCCTCCTGCGGGGAGACCGCGAAGCTCACGCTCCTGGAGCGGGCGAACGTGCGCTCCGTACGGCCCGAGCTGCTCGACCGCCTGCATGCCAACGACCTCTCCCTGGCAGCCGAGTTGCTCCAGGATCCGGCCGTCCTGCGGCGCAACCGCATCGCCCTCGACTGGGACGGCGCCTGGCGCCTGGACACGGGCGGGTCGGACCACCCGGACCGTGAGGTGCTGGACGTATCGGTCCGCTTCGCGGCCCGGATCCCCGTCCGGCCGACGCGACTGATCGCCGAGGGCTGCGGCCTCGCGCGGGCCGAGGTCGAGCAGCTGATCGCGGAGGGGAGTCTCGTCTCTGCGGTCCGGCTGAGCGGCAGGCTCTCCGGCGACTTCACCTTCACGCTGAAGCGCTGA